TTTCTGGGCACCACCGAGCGCACTGCTGCCAACATGGAAAAAGAAAAGCGTTCCATGGGCGTTTCTGTCGTGCGCGTGAAACTGCAAAACGGCAAGTGGGAAGTGGTCAAAAACGATCCCCACAACCGCCGCATTGATGGTCTGACCGACATCGAATTGACCGGACCTGCTGCTGGAAGTGCTGCTGTCAAAGGGGCCACCAGAGTCAAGGGCACCATCGGCAACTGCTCGGGTGGACAGACCCCCTGGGGCACCCTCCTGACCTGCGAAGAAAACGTGGATGGTTACACCAAACAGTGGGAGGGCACCGGTTACGAGGCTTCCCATCAGGGTTGGATCACCGAAATTGATCCTTTTGATCCCCAGAGCACCCCCAGAAAGCACACTGCGATGGGCCGTTTCCGCCACGAAAATGCTGCGGTGACGGTCGCCAGAGATGGTCGTGTGGTGGTCTACATGGGCGATGACATGCGCGATGCCTGCGTTTACAAATACGTCTCCAAAGGCAAATACAACCCGCAAGACCGCAAAGCCAACCTGAACCTGCTGTCTGAAGGGGACCTGTACGTGGCAGATTTCTCTGCAGGCAAGTGGCTGCTGCTGGATTACGACCGCAACAAGGGCCTCAAAGACGCCAAAAAAGCCGATGGCAAGCCGATGTTCACCAGTCAGGCCGACATTCTGGTGGATGCCCGTGCTGCTGCTCTGGCCATCAAAGCCACCCCCACCGACCGTCCCGAGGACATCGAAATCCATCCCCTCACAGGTGAGGTGTACATTGCCCTGACCAACAACAGCGTGCACGGCAATTACTTCGGCCAGATCGTGAAGCTCTCCGAGCAAAACGACGACTGGACCTCCGAGAAATTCAAGTGGGAAGTCTTCGCAGTGGGAGGACCCCAGAGCGGTTTCTCCAGCCCAGACAATCTGGTTTTCGATCCCTACGGCAACCTGTGGATGGTCACCGACTCGGGCACCGGCGAAGACACCATTTACGACTTTCTGGGCAACAACTCCATGTTCTTTTTCCCCACCGAAGGCCCCAACAAAGGGAAGGCTTACCGTTTCTGCACCGGTCCTGTAGAGGCCGAAATGACCGGTCCTGTCTGGAGCCCCGATGGCAAAACCCTGTTTGTGTCCATCCAGCACCCCGGTGAAGACACCCAGAGCCTGGACAAGCCCACCAGCACCTTTGCTGCACTGCCCGGAAGCAACATTCCCCGTCCCACTCTGGTCGCCATCCGTGG
This genomic window from Deinococcus misasensis DSM 22328 contains:
- a CDS encoding PhoX family protein, which gives rise to MNEHKSIWQQLLEKKVSRRSAIQGAVATGIAATLPVQVAKAAANNGAPAEKVTAKPAQRAPFVSSKVTTADTITLPRGYSYQILAPWGEDLGNGLTVGFNHDYVGYFPIDMLEGGKSSEDALLTINHEYVNPLFLGTTERTAANMEKEKRSMGVSVVRVKLQNGKWEVVKNDPHNRRIDGLTDIELTGPAAGSAAVKGATRVKGTIGNCSGGQTPWGTLLTCEENVDGYTKQWEGTGYEASHQGWITEIDPFDPQSTPRKHTAMGRFRHENAAVTVARDGRVVVYMGDDMRDACVYKYVSKGKYNPQDRKANLNLLSEGDLYVADFSAGKWLLLDYDRNKGLKDAKKADGKPMFTSQADILVDARAAALAIKATPTDRPEDIEIHPLTGEVYIALTNNSVHGNYFGQIVKLSEQNDDWTSEKFKWEVFAVGGPQSGFSSPDNLVFDPYGNLWMVTDSGTGEDTIYDFLGNNSMFFFPTEGPNKGKAYRFCTGPVEAEMTGPVWSPDGKTLFVSIQHPGEDTQSLDKPTSTFAALPGSNIPRPTLVAIRGFPGWKEA